A single genomic interval of Mycolicibacterium sp. MU0053 harbors:
- a CDS encoding cytochrome c biogenesis CcdA family protein, with amino-acid sequence MSGFTEIAISGHVVLALPVSVLAGLVSFASPCVVPLVPGYLSYLAAVVGVDGAGNDAAGQGARLRVAGAAALFIAGFTVVFLMGTIAILGLTTTVISNQLLLQRVGGVITIVMGLVFMGFIPGLQRQARFAPQSLSTIGGAPLLGAVFGLGWTPCLGPTLTGVIAVASATEGPSILRGVVLVIAYCLGLGVPFVLLALGSARALHAMGWLRRNTRAIQIFGGVLLVAVGVALVTGMWNELVSWVRDTFVTNTTLPI; translated from the coding sequence ATGAGCGGTTTTACTGAGATTGCCATTTCGGGTCATGTGGTGCTCGCGCTGCCGGTGTCGGTGTTGGCGGGGCTTGTGTCGTTTGCATCACCGTGTGTGGTGCCACTTGTCCCGGGATACCTCTCCTACCTGGCCGCCGTGGTCGGGGTCGACGGGGCCGGTAACGACGCAGCGGGGCAGGGTGCTCGGCTGCGGGTGGCTGGGGCGGCGGCGTTGTTCATTGCTGGCTTCACCGTGGTGTTCTTGATGGGTACTATTGCGATCTTGGGATTGACCACGACCGTCATCAGTAACCAACTGTTGCTGCAGCGGGTCGGTGGTGTCATCACGATTGTGATGGGCTTGGTGTTCATGGGTTTCATTCCCGGGCTGCAGCGCCAAGCCAGGTTTGCTCCGCAGTCTCTGTCCACGATTGGGGGTGCCCCGCTGCTGGGTGCGGTGTTCGGACTTGGGTGGACGCCGTGCCTGGGTCCCACGCTTACCGGGGTGATCGCGGTGGCCTCGGCGACGGAGGGCCCGAGCATCCTGCGCGGCGTGGTGCTCGTTATCGCGTACTGCCTGGGCCTCGGCGTTCCGTTTGTCCTGTTGGCGTTGGGATCCGCCCGCGCGCTGCACGCGATGGGCTGGCTCCGCCGTAACACCAGGGCAATACAGATCTTCGGCGGCGTCCTGCTCGTCGCTGTGGGGGTGGCGTTGGTGACCGGAATGTGGAACGAACTGGTCTCCTGGGTGCGTGACACGTTCGTCACCAACACGACCTTGCCGATATGA